The following coding sequences lie in one Catharus ustulatus isolate bCatUst1 chromosome 5, bCatUst1.pri.v2, whole genome shotgun sequence genomic window:
- the MFHAS1 gene encoding malignant fibrous histiocytoma-amplified sequence 1: protein MAQTEPPKAVQLWRDAALRARKLRDGPGEPEPDAGPPMGPPPSPGAAAPRRPSLAAAALGELEALNLSGRGLEELPEEVGAALSGLRVLSLRRNRLGHLPAAALRHLGRLAELDLSHNRLRGLGDGGALAGLRGLRKLSLSHNELGAEGPGLPPRLAELGCLEELDLSFNRLRRLPEGLGRLRHLRTLDVDHNLLPSFPAPLLELAALEELDCSGNRHLRALPEGIAALRRLKILWLSGTGLASLPEGLCQLNVLESLMLDGNQLQVLPADFGRLQRLKMLNLSSNLLGEFPSAILALPSLEELYLSRNQLTMLPSHLSQLHQLRTLWLDNNHIRYLPDSIVLLHSLEELVLQGNQIAILPEGFGQLSRVTLWKIKDNPLIQPPYEVCMKGIPYIAAYQQELAHSQPALKPRLKLVLMGLKDAGKTLLRQRLMEENEQREDVGRLEAENTQHRGFPGQQQDIERVTVGCCPFPEPQDNFSTPVPVMQQVERLPAERQDIPSHVPSCRAKGDTTCPAPSLPPNAPRVSLGLGLSGGSKGIEVMDWTADAERGLTFIVYELAGDPSYDVIQSFFLSPGALYVLVVNLSAYIPQHFYPSVGYFLHWLSSKVPHAVVCMVGTHADLCAERELEEKCLDIHHQIAQQEKRDAEGLQNLVQQVDEALGQDFDLRCSSPHAAFYRVSDKNLRRKKAQFQYLLNHRPQILSPVLPFSCLDHCQLRRLRDKLLSMAEHRDIFPNLHRVLPKSWQVLEELHFQPQAQQLWLSWWDSARLGLQAGLTEDRLQSALSYLHESGKLLYFEEHLTLREYVFHNLPRLIDILNVFCQRDATVLLQKLLSDTQIDELRTTQLHHYVEGFLLHGLLPAHVIRLLLKPHVQTREDLQLILELLEKMGLCYCVNKPKCKPLNGTAAWYKFPCYVKNEVPHAEAWINGTNLSGQSFVVEQLQIEYSFPFIFPPGLFARYSVQINSHVVQRSDGKYQIYAYRGKVPVVVSYRPARGVLQPDTLSIASHASLPNIWTAWQAITPLVEELNVLLQEWPGLYYTVHVLCSKCLKRGSPNPHTFPGELLSQPRPEGLTEIICPKNGSERVNVALVYPPTPTVISPCSK from the exons ATGGCTCAGACGGAGCCCCCGAAGGCAGTGCAGCTGTGGCGCGACGCCGCCCTGCGCGCTCGGAAGCTGCGGGATGGCCCCGGCGAGCCCGAGCCGGACGCAGGGCCACCAATGGGGCCACCGCCGTCCCCTGGTGCCGCCGCTCCTCGCCGCCCGtccctggcggcggcggcgctgggggagctggaggcGCTGAACCTGAGCGGGCGGGGGTTGGAGGAGCTGCCCGAGGAGGTAGGCGCCGCCCTGAGTGGGCTGCGGGTGCTCAGCTTGCGGCGCAACCGGCTGGGCCACCTACCCGCGGCCGCCCTGCGCCACCTGGGCCGTCTGGCCGAGCTCGACCTCAGCCACAACCGGCTGCGGGGCCTGGGGGACGGCGGGGCGCTGGCCGGGCTGCGGGGCCTGCGCAAGCTCAGCCTCAGCCACAACGAACTGGGCGCCGagggcccggggctgccccctCGCCTCGCCGAGCTGGGATGCCTCGAGGAGCTCGACCTCAGCTTCAACCGCCTGCGCCGCCTGCCCGAGGGCCTGGGCCGTCTGCGGCATCTCCGCACCCTAGACGTCGACCACAACCTGctgccctccttccctgccccgCTGCTGGAGCTGGCCGCCCTGGAGGAGCTTGACTGTTCCGGTAACCGGCACCTCAGGGCCCTGCCCGAGGGCATCGCTGCCCTCCGCCGCCTCAAGATCCTCTGGCTCAGCGGCACCGGGCTGGCATCTCTGCCCGAGGGTCTCTGCCAGCTGAATGTCCTCGAGAGCCTCATGCTGGACGGCAaccagctgcaggtgctgcccgCTGATTTTGGCAGACTGCAGCGACTCAAGATGTTGAACCTCTCATCCAACCTGCTGGGGGAGTTCCCCTCTGCCATCTTGGCGCTGCCCAGTCTGGAGGAGCTCTACCTGAGCCGCAACCAGCTCACCATGCTGCCCTCTCACCTCTCTCAGCTCCACCAGCTCCGGACTCTCTGGCTGGACAACAACCACATCCGCTACCTGCCTGACTCCATCGTGCTCCTCCACAGCCTAGAGGAACTGGTCCTGCAAGGCAACCAGATCGCCATCCTGCCTGAGGGCTTCGGGCAGCTTTCCCGTGTCACCCTGTGGAAGATCAAAGACAACCCCCTCATTCAGCCCCCCTATGAGGTGTGCATGAAAGGCATCCCCTACATCGCAGCTTACCAGCAGGAGCTGGCGCACTCCCAGCCTGCCCTCAAACCTCGCCTCAAATTAGTCCTCATGGGCCTAAAGGATGCAGGAAAGACCCTGCTGAGACAGCGTCTCATGGAGGAAAATGAGCAAAGAGAGGATGTGGGAAGACTAGAGGCAGAGAACACCCAGCACAGAGGGTTTCCTGGGCAACAGCAGGACATTGAAAGGGTGACAGTTGGGTGCTGCCCCTTTCCGGAGCCTCAAGACAATTTCTCAACTCCGGTACCTGTCATGCAGCAGGTGGAACGTCTCCCTGCTGAGCGGCAGGATATCCCTTCTCATGTGCCCTCTTGCCGAGCAAAAGGGGACACAACATGCCCTGCACCGTCACTGCCACCCAATGCTCCCCGAGTATCACTGGGACTAGGACTATCAGGAGGCAGTAAGGGCATTGAGGTGATGGACTGGACAGCAGATGCAGAGAGGGGCCTGACATTTATTGTGTATGAGCTGGCGGGGGACCCAAGCTATGATGTGATCCagtctttcttcctctcccctgGAGCCTTGTATGTGCTGGTGGTGAATTTGAGTGCCTACATCCCTCAGCACTTCTACCCCTCTGTGGGCTATTTCTTACACTGGCTCAGTTCCAAGGTGCCCCATGCTGTAGTGTGCATGGTGGGAACCCATGCTGACCTCTGTGCGGAGCGTGAGTTGGAAGAGAAGTGCCTGGACATCCATCACCAGATTGCTCAGCAGGAGaagagggatgctgagggacTCCAGAACTTAGTCCAGCAGGTGGATGAGGCTTTGGGACAGGACTTTGACCTGCGTTGCTCCAGTCCGCATGCTGCCTTTTACAGAGTCTCAGACAAGAACTTACGGCGAAAGAAAGCCCAGTTTCAGTATCTTCTGAACCACCGCCCACAGATCCTCTCTCCAGTGCTACCTTTCAGCTGCCTGGACCACTGCCAGCTGCGTCGCCTGCGGGACAAGCTGCTCTCGATGGCTGAGCACCGGGATATCTTCCCAAACCTGCACCGGGTGTTGCCTAAGTCCTGGCaagtgctggaggagctgcactTCCAGCCTCAAGCTCAGCAGTTGTGGCTTAGCTGGTGGGACTCTGCCCGGCTGGGCTTGCAGGCAGGCCTGACGGAGGATCGGCTCCAGAGTGCCCTGTCCTACCTGCACGAGAGTGGAAAGCTGCTCTACTTTGAGGAGCATCTCACCTTGCGGGAGTATGTGTTCCACAACCTGCCACGGCTCATAGACATCCTCAATGTCTTTTGCCAGCGGGATGCCACCGTGCTGCTCCAGAAACTGCTCAGCGACACCCAGATTGACGAACTGAGGACCACTCAGCTCCATCATTATGTGGAGGGCTTCTTGCTGCATGGCCTCCTTCCTGCCCATGTTATCCGTCTCCTTCTTAAGCCCCATGTCCAGACTCGGGAGGATCTGCAACTcattctggagctgctggagaagatGGGGCTATGTTACTGTGTCAACAAACCCAAATGCAAACCCTTAAATGGGACAGCTGCTTGGTACAAGTTTCCCTGCTATGTAAAAAATGAGGTGCCCCATGCAGAGGCATGGATCAATGGCACCAATCTGAGTGGACAGTCGTTTGTGGTTGAGCAGCTGCAGATTGAATATAGCTTTCCATTCATTTTCCCACCCGGCTTGTTTGCACGCTACAGTGTCCAGATTAACAGCCATGTGGTTCAACGCTCAGATGGCAAATACCAGATTTATGCCTACCGGGGAAAGGTGCCTGTGGTGGTGAGTTACCGGCCTGCCAGGGGCGTGCTGCAGCCAGACACTCTGTCTATTGCTAGTCATGCGTCCCTACCAAATATCTGGACAGCTTGGCAAGCTATTACGCCTTTAGTGGAAGAACTGAATGTCCTGCTCCAGGAATGGCCGGGCCTGTACTACACTGTGCATGTCCTCTGTTCAAAGTGCCTTAAAAGAGGGTCACCCAATCCACACACTTTTCCAG GAGAACTGCTGAGTCAGCCCAGACCAGAGGGATTGACGGAGATCATCTGTCCCAAGAACGGCAGCGAGCGAGTTAATGTTGCCTTGGTTTACCCCCCTACTCCTACTGTGATCAGCCCTTGTTCCAA ATAA